The genomic segment GAATACCTGGATGAATTCCCGGCCGACAGCCTTACGTTTCTCTTCGGGATCGTGCAAGCCCGCCAAGGCATTGAGGAAGCGATCGGCGGCGTTCACGCGCAGCACTTGGACACCAAGGTGGCGCGTGAATGTCGCCGTGACTTGATCGGCCTCGTTCAGTCTCAGCAAGCCGTTATCGACGAAGACGCAGGTCAATTGATCACCGATCGCACGCCGCAAGAGCACGGCGACCACCGAGGAATCGACGCCACCTGAAAGCGCCAGCAGGACCCGATCCCGCCCGACCCGCTCGCGCATGCGCGCCATGCTGTCCGCGATGATGCTCGCGGTGGTCCAGGAGCTGCCGCAGCCGCAGATCTCATGGATAAACCTGGCAAGGATGCGCTGCCCTTGGCGCGTGTGAGTGACCTCGGGATGGAACTGCAGGCCATAATACCGGCGCGCCTCGTCGGCCATGCCGGCGATCGGCGCCCCCTCGGTTGCGGCGATGCGGATAAATCCGGGCGGTAACTCGGTAACGCGATCGCCGTGGCTCATCCACACATCCAGCACCCCGTGGCCATCCGGGCTCAGATGGTCCTCGATATCCTTGAGCAGAAGGGAATGGCCGGACACCGAGACCTGGGCGAAACCGAACTCCCGAACGCGCGAGGATTCGACCGCGCCGCCGAGCTGCGCCGCCATCGTCTGCATCCCATAACAGATACCGAGCACCGGCACACCGAGCGCAAAGACCGGCGCGGGCGCCGCGGCCTCCGGCGCTAGCGTGACGGATTCCGGGCCGCCAGAGAGCACGATGCCGCGCGGCTCAAAGCTCCGGATCCGCTCGTCGGCGAGATCGTAGGGATGGATCTCACAATAGACCCCGGCGTCGCGTATGCGCCGGGCGATGAGCTGGGTAGTTTGAGAGCCGAAATCGAGGATGAGGATGCGATCGCGATAGATATCTGGCATGGCGCCCGTCGTCCGGGAAGGTCCAATATGAAAACTACGCGGGCTCTTATTCGATGCGGTAATTCGGTGCTTCTTTGGTGATCGCCACGTCGTGTACATGACTCTCCCGTATCCCAGCGTAGGTGACGCGCACGAACTTCGATTGGGTGCGAAGTTCGTCCACGGTCGCGCAACCGGTATAACCC from the Pseudomonadota bacterium genome contains:
- the guaA gene encoding glutamine-hydrolyzing GMP synthase; its protein translation is MPDIYRDRILILDFGSQTTQLIARRIRDAGVYCEIHPYDLADERIRSFEPRGIVLSGGPESVTLAPEAAAPAPVFALGVPVLGICYGMQTMAAQLGGAVESSRVREFGFAQVSVSGHSLLLKDIEDHLSPDGHGVLDVWMSHGDRVTELPPGFIRIAATEGAPIAGMADEARRYYGLQFHPEVTHTRQGQRILARFIHEICGCGSSWTTASIIADSMARMRERVGRDRVLLALSGGVDSSVVAVLLRRAIGDQLTCVFVDNGLLRLNEADQVTATFTRHLGVQVLRVNAADRFLNALAGLHDPEEKRKAVGREFIQVFEEAARTLPNVAWLAQGTIYPDVIESAHAATGKAHVIKSHHNVGGLPERMRLTLLEPLRELFKDEVRKIGIDLGLPYDMVYRHPFPGPGIAVRILGEVTAARAETLRQADIIFIDELRRQELYEKVSQAFAVLLPVNSVGVTGDARHYAPVIALRAVETLDFMTARWAPLAHEFLDHVARRILNEVPGVSRVVYDISGKPPATIEWE
- a CDS encoding IMP dehydrogenase, producing the protein GYTGCATVDELRTQSKFVRVTYAGIRESHVHDVAITKEAPNYRIE